A stretch of Brassica napus cultivar Da-Ae chromosome C6, Da-Ae, whole genome shotgun sequence DNA encodes these proteins:
- the LOC106403738 gene encoding mitotic spindle checkpoint protein BUBR1-like, with translation MDAGGVSSGWRVLGSVGDIRAVREKVLTLGPFTKGKWFILLKAENCADAEVIYKFLEVNDIGRMHGLYYRDYGLHMEFKGKVKTANEIFNLRISRNAKPVEKLNDAYKKFMVRTMRRTKTVDDEPKENDLPSRSFGTVLSRVDNNSVTHSSKAPLAVYKDTTTGDQTESDKSKPEFGSGLMLGGRAERNKENNVLPGKWAAFKVPQKPIVRTAASFFEVFVDEEECTDSEGVEKRKKIETISPSSSNVLPLNDGRDKERNRAAATEPFKTLPSQQLPTMIYENNHHRQQCSEI, from the exons ATGGATGCAGGAGGCGTTTCCTCCGGGTGGAGAGTGCTCGGGTCTGTTGGTGATATACGAGCAGTGCGTGAGAAAGTTCTGACACTCGGACCG TTTACTAAAGGGAAGTGGTTTATCCTTTTGAAGGCGGAAAATTGCGCTGATGCGGAAGTGATTTATAAGTTTTTGGAGGTTAATGATATTGGGAGGATGCATGGTTTGTACTACAGAGATTATGGGTTGCACATGGAGTTTAAAGGTAAGGTGAAGACTGCTAATGAGATCTTCAATCTCAGAATTTCTAG GAATGCAAAGCCTGTGGAGAAGTTGAATGATGCTTACAAGAAGTTTATGGTGAGAACTATGAGAAGGACCAAAACAGTTGATGAT GAGCCAAAGGAGAATGACTTACCGTCAAGAAGCTTTGGGACTGTATTGTCTAGGGTAGATAATAATAGTGTGACACA CTCATCCAAGGCACCTTTGGCTGTGTACAAGGATACTACAACGGGGGATCAAACAGAGTCGGACAAGTCAAAACCAGAGTTTGGTTCTGGGCTTATGCTTGGAGGCAGAGCAGAGAGGAACAAAGAAAACAATGTCTTACCTGGAAAATGGGCAGCATTCAAG GTTCCTCAGAAACCCATTGTGAGAACTGCTGCTTCATTTTTTGAGGTTTTTGTCGACGAAGAAGAATGTACAGA CAGTGAGGGAGTagagaaaaggaagaagattGAAACCatctcaccatcatcatcaaacgttttgccacttaatgatgGCCGTGATAAAGAA AGAAACAGAGCTGCTGCGACAGAACCCTTTAAGACACTTCCCTCGCAACAGCTTCCTACGATGATTTACGAAAATAATCATCATAGACAACAATGTTCTGAAATTTGA